One Epinephelus lanceolatus isolate andai-2023 chromosome 10, ASM4190304v1, whole genome shotgun sequence genomic region harbors:
- the LOC117266472 gene encoding cysteine-rich venom protein latisemin yields the protein MLQMSYSEEVAASAQAWVDKCILAHGPVRSRLYNGYQLGENLFYSSKPYSWTAVINAWHSEVAHYQYPNGSTNGKPIGHYTQVVWNSSYRVGCGVKLCPKNIYFYGCHYYRAGNFRRWPPYKAGPPCASCPNNCVDKLCTNPCPDINHFLNCRYLTTKIGCSNKYVLAWCPASCKCPTEIIPIG from the exons ATGCTACAAATG AGCTACAGTGAGGAGGTAGCAGCCTCTGCTCAGGCCTGGGTTGACAAATGTATTCTGGCTCATGGACCAGTCAGAAGCCGCTTGTACAATG GATATCAGTTAGGTGAGAATCTGTTCTACTCCTCCAAACCGTACTCATGGACGGCCGTCATCAACGCCTGGCACAGTGAGGTGGCACACTACCAGTATCCCAACGGCTCCACTAATGGCAAACCTATTGGTCACTACACACAG gtGGTGTGGAACAGCTCCTACAGAGTTGGCTGTGGAGTGAAACTGTGCCCTAAGAACATTTACTTTTATGGCTGCCATTATTATCGAGC AGGAAACTTCAGAAGATGGCCTCCATATAAGGCTGGACCCCCGTGTGCTTCCTGCCCCAACAACTGTGTAGACAAACTCTGCA ccAACCCATGTCCTGACATTAACCACTTCCTCAACTGTCGGTACTTGACCACTAAGATAGGATGCAGCAATAAGTATGTGCTCGCCTGGTGTCCTGCTTCATGCAAATGCCCCACTGAAATCATCCCAATTGGCTAA